Proteins from one Ficedula albicollis isolate OC2 chromosome 3, FicAlb1.5, whole genome shotgun sequence genomic window:
- the LOC101820332 gene encoding serine/threonine-protein kinase pim-1-like, translating into MDFTGKGKTTERKAPPPVSWAAAPEPPEPGAAREAAAPGAGECPGPNGESAVPSARAEKPPLEQLYREGPLLGSGGCGSVYAGTRLADGAPVAIKRVPRDRIWEWARLHDGALVPLELVLLSMVSCPGFRGVVHLLDWFELPDGFALVMERPEQEEGLC; encoded by the exons ATGGATTttactggaaaaggaaagaccactgaaagaaaag CCCCGCCGCCCGTCAGCTGGGCCGCCGCTCCCGAGCCGCCGGAGCCCGGGGCGGCTCGGGAAGCAGCAGCGCCCGGGGCGGGCGAGTGCCCCGGGCCGAATGGCGAGAGCGCCGTGCCGTCCGCACGGGCGGAGAAgcctcccctggagcagctctaCCGGGAGGGCCCGCTGCTGGGGAGCGGCGGCTGCGGCAGCGTTTACGCCGGGACCCGGCTCGCCGACGGCGCCCCG GTGGCCATCAAGCGAGTGCCCCGCGATCGCATCTGGGAGTGGGCGCGGCTG CACGACGGCGCCCTTGtgcccctggagctggtgctgctctccatGGTGTCGTGCCCTGGCTTCCGCGGCGTCGTGCACCTCCTGGACTGGTTCGAGCTGCCCGACGGCTTCGCGCTGGTCATGGAGCGTCCGGa ACAAGAAGAAGGCTTGTGCTAg